A single Micromonospora sp. CCTCC AA 2012012 DNA region contains:
- the mltG gene encoding endolytic transglycosylase MltG → MIDDLDLGFDEPERGEKGRHRRGAVNRRNGKSGGRGKTIFALLMALVLLGGIGGVGFVGFDRIRNHFVTPDYDGPGTGEVLVQVKQGDFLADIGDTLYDAGVVKSTKAFIEAADTNSRSKNVGVGTYKLRKQMKASLALTLLLDPKSRVVNGVTIPEGTISLAIYDILSKQTKIPVADFKAAAKDPVALGVPDFWFERKDGKKSAKSIEGFLYPATYEIPPKATAEQILKMMVAQFLAVTQQMDFVDRAKGERKISPYEVLITASIAQAESVDPKDFPKVSRVIYNRVYAGKIGCNCLGIDSGINYWKRLQGKSAKDSDVLTQSEIHDLKNPYNTHDVAGLPITPISNPGEGALKGALEPPNGDWIFFMTVDKKGTMGYGSNDAEFRQLQKQMCDNGVLSGTNCT, encoded by the coding sequence ATGATCGACGACCTGGATCTGGGATTCGACGAGCCGGAGAGGGGGGAGAAGGGCCGGCATCGCCGTGGCGCCGTCAACAGGCGCAACGGCAAGTCGGGCGGCCGCGGCAAGACGATCTTCGCTCTGCTGATGGCACTGGTCCTGCTGGGCGGCATCGGTGGGGTCGGCTTCGTCGGCTTCGACCGGATCCGCAACCACTTCGTCACCCCCGACTACGACGGCCCGGGCACCGGCGAGGTGCTGGTCCAGGTCAAGCAGGGGGACTTCCTCGCCGACATCGGCGACACCCTGTACGATGCCGGGGTCGTCAAGAGCACCAAGGCGTTCATCGAGGCCGCGGACACGAACTCCCGCAGCAAGAACGTCGGGGTGGGCACCTACAAGCTCCGCAAGCAGATGAAGGCCTCCCTCGCGCTGACCCTGCTGCTGGACCCGAAGAGCCGCGTCGTCAACGGGGTGACCATCCCCGAGGGCACGATCAGCCTGGCGATCTACGACATCCTCTCCAAGCAGACCAAGATCCCGGTGGCCGACTTCAAGGCCGCCGCGAAGGACCCCGTTGCGCTGGGCGTGCCGGACTTCTGGTTCGAGCGCAAGGACGGCAAGAAGAGCGCCAAGAGCATCGAGGGCTTCCTGTACCCGGCCACCTACGAGATCCCGCCGAAGGCGACCGCCGAGCAGATCCTGAAGATGATGGTGGCGCAGTTCCTCGCCGTCACCCAGCAGATGGACTTCGTCGACCGGGCGAAGGGGGAGCGCAAGATCTCCCCTTACGAGGTGCTGATCACCGCCTCGATCGCCCAGGCCGAGTCGGTGGATCCGAAGGACTTCCCCAAGGTCTCCAGGGTCATCTACAACCGCGTGTACGCGGGCAAGATCGGATGCAACTGCCTGGGGATCGACAGCGGCATCAACTACTGGAAGCGGCTGCAGGGCAAGAGCGCGAAGGACTCCGACGTCCTCACCCAGAGCGAAATCCACGACCTGAAGAACCCGTACAACACCCACGACGTCGCCGGCCTGCCGATCACCCCGATCAGCAACCCTGGCGAGGGGGCGCTCAAGGGCGCGCTGGAGCCGCCGAACGGCGACTGGATCTTCTTCATGACCGTGGACAAGAAGGGCACGATGGGCTACGGCTCCAACGACGCCGAGTTCCGGCAGCTGCAGAAGCAGATGTGCGACAACGGCGTGCTGAGCGGAACGAACTGCACGTGA
- a CDS encoding shikimate dehydrogenase, with the protein MKAAVVGRPIAHSLSPVIHNAGYAAAGLSGWSYTRIECGESELAGLVAGLGPEWAGLSVTMPGKEAALALADEVSPVAAAVGAANTLVRRPDCTWFADNTDVTGMVEVLTGAGCSAGVTVTVLGAGGTARAAVAAAARLGAAEVTVVARRPEAVEALRGVAEAVGIALSGAPWDGNRAHARDDVVICTVPKGVADPLAETFDWRPGTVFFDVVYDPWPTPLAATALAAGCRVISGLDLLLAQAVGQFERFTGVAAPRAAMAAAMNSDRSPSR; encoded by the coding sequence GTGAAAGCCGCCGTCGTGGGCCGGCCGATCGCCCACTCACTCTCCCCGGTGATCCACAACGCCGGGTACGCGGCGGCCGGGTTGAGCGGCTGGTCGTACACCCGGATCGAATGCGGGGAGTCGGAGCTGGCCGGCCTGGTCGCGGGCCTCGGCCCGGAGTGGGCCGGGCTGTCGGTGACCATGCCGGGCAAGGAGGCGGCGCTCGCGCTGGCCGACGAGGTCTCGCCGGTCGCCGCCGCCGTCGGTGCCGCCAACACGCTGGTACGCCGCCCCGACTGCACCTGGTTCGCCGACAACACCGACGTCACGGGCATGGTCGAGGTGCTCACCGGTGCGGGCTGCTCGGCCGGCGTCACGGTGACGGTGCTCGGCGCGGGTGGGACCGCCCGGGCGGCCGTCGCGGCGGCGGCCCGCCTCGGCGCGGCCGAGGTGACCGTGGTGGCCCGGCGGCCGGAGGCCGTCGAGGCGCTGCGGGGCGTGGCGGAGGCCGTCGGGATCGCTCTGTCCGGTGCGCCTTGGGACGGCAACCGTGCCCACGCCCGAGACGACGTGGTGATCTGCACAGTGCCGAAGGGGGTCGCGGACCCGCTCGCCGAGACCTTCGACTGGCGGCCGGGCACGGTGTTCTTCGACGTGGTCTACGATCCGTGGCCGACCCCGCTGGCCGCGACAGCGCTCGCCGCCGGTTGCCGCGTCATCTCGGGCCTCGACCTGCTGCTTGCCCAGGCGGTCGGCCAGTTCGAGCGGTTCACCGGCGTGGCGGCGCCCCGC
- the alaS gene encoding alanine--tRNA ligase: MKTAEIKRRYLAHFEANGHAVVPSAPLPAISDPNLLFVNAGMVQFVPYFLGQQTAPYRRAASVQKCIRTPDIDEVGKTSRHGTFFQMNGNFSFGDYFKDGAIPLAWDLVTKPVDQGGFGLDAERIWPTVYHDDDEAFQIWRSVGVPAERIVRRGKADNFWSMGIPGPCGPCSELFYDRGPEYGREGGPAVDEDRYMEFWNLVFMQFERGPGTGKEDYPILGELPAKNIDTGMGLERMASILQGVDNLYEIDEVRPILDRAAELTGKRYGAHSGHVASESHPDDVRLRVIADHVRTALMLIGDGVTPSNEGRGYVLRRIMRRAIRAVRLLGYQDRALPELLPVARDCMAPSYPELAEEFGRISQYAYAEEDAFLATLRAGTTILDTAIAETKSSGKAAISGDKAFQLHDTYGFPIDLTLEIAAEQGLQVDAEGFRRLMADQRSRAKADAQARKTGHTDVSAYRSVRDDGGAVEFTGYTELTRESRIRALLAGGATIGAAVEGDTVELVLDTTPFYAEGGGQQPDQGLITVGGGQVEVFDVQQPVPGLIVHRAKVVRGEVRAGETGYAEIDVSRRRAISRSHTATHLVHQTMRNFLGESATQAGSLNAPGRLRFDFNTPTGVAPSVLHDVEQQVNEVLLADLEVNAFITTQEEARRIGAMALFGEKYGERVRVVEVGDYARELCGGTHVARSAQLGLVKILSEASVGSGVRRIEALVGMDAFGFLAREHLLVSRLAELFRVPGDQVADRVEQTVTQLRDAEKELEKLRAQLVLGGAAALAAQAKDVHGVAYVGTEAPEGAAGNDVRTLAQEIRGRIDPARPAVVAVAARANGKASLVVAVNQAARGRGVTAKDLVKAAFSGRGGGSDDLAQGGGLPAAEAPKLLLTVEKAIAEA, translated from the coding sequence ATGAAGACGGCGGAGATCAAGCGGCGGTACCTCGCGCACTTCGAGGCGAACGGCCATGCCGTGGTGCCGTCCGCTCCGCTGCCCGCCATCAGCGACCCGAACCTGCTCTTCGTCAACGCCGGCATGGTGCAGTTCGTCCCCTACTTCCTGGGCCAGCAGACCGCGCCGTACCGCCGCGCGGCCAGCGTCCAGAAGTGCATCCGGACGCCGGACATCGACGAGGTCGGCAAGACCAGCCGACACGGCACGTTCTTCCAGATGAACGGCAACTTCTCCTTCGGCGACTACTTCAAGGACGGGGCGATCCCGCTCGCCTGGGACCTGGTCACCAAGCCGGTCGATCAGGGCGGTTTCGGGCTGGACGCGGAGCGGATCTGGCCGACCGTCTACCACGACGACGACGAGGCGTTCCAGATCTGGCGCTCGGTCGGGGTGCCGGCGGAGCGGATCGTGCGCCGGGGCAAGGCGGACAACTTCTGGTCGATGGGCATCCCCGGCCCGTGCGGTCCGTGCTCCGAGCTGTTCTACGACCGGGGCCCGGAGTACGGCCGCGAGGGCGGCCCGGCGGTCGACGAGGACCGCTACATGGAGTTCTGGAACCTGGTCTTCATGCAGTTCGAGCGGGGTCCGGGAACCGGCAAGGAGGACTACCCGATCCTCGGTGAGCTGCCGGCGAAGAACATCGACACCGGCATGGGCCTGGAGCGGATGGCCTCCATCCTCCAGGGCGTCGACAACCTCTACGAGATCGACGAGGTCCGGCCGATCCTGGACCGGGCCGCCGAGCTGACCGGCAAGCGGTACGGCGCCCACTCCGGCCACGTGGCGAGCGAGTCACACCCGGACGACGTCCGGCTGCGGGTGATCGCCGACCACGTGCGGACCGCGCTGATGCTGATCGGCGACGGGGTGACCCCGTCGAACGAGGGCCGCGGCTACGTGCTGCGCCGGATCATGCGCCGGGCGATCCGCGCGGTCCGGCTGCTGGGCTACCAGGACCGGGCGCTGCCCGAGCTGCTGCCGGTGGCCCGGGACTGCATGGCCCCGTCGTACCCGGAGCTGGCCGAGGAGTTCGGCCGGATCTCCCAGTACGCGTACGCGGAGGAGGACGCGTTCCTCGCCACCCTGCGGGCCGGCACCACGATCCTGGACACCGCGATCGCGGAGACCAAGTCGTCGGGCAAGGCGGCGATCTCCGGTGACAAGGCGTTCCAGCTGCACGACACGTACGGCTTCCCGATCGACCTGACCCTGGAGATCGCGGCCGAGCAGGGGCTCCAGGTCGACGCGGAGGGCTTCCGCCGGCTCATGGCCGACCAGCGCAGCCGGGCCAAGGCGGACGCGCAGGCGCGTAAGACCGGGCACACGGACGTGTCGGCGTACCGGTCGGTGCGGGACGACGGCGGCGCGGTGGAGTTCACCGGCTACACCGAGCTGACCCGGGAGTCCCGGATCCGGGCGCTGCTGGCCGGCGGGGCGACGATCGGCGCGGCGGTCGAGGGCGACACGGTCGAGCTGGTCCTGGACACCACCCCGTTCTACGCGGAGGGCGGCGGTCAGCAGCCCGACCAGGGGCTGATCACCGTCGGCGGCGGTCAGGTCGAGGTCTTCGACGTGCAGCAGCCGGTGCCGGGGCTGATCGTGCACCGGGCGAAGGTGGTCCGGGGCGAGGTACGCGCCGGGGAGACCGGGTACGCCGAGATCGACGTGTCCCGTCGGCGGGCGATCTCCCGTTCGCACACCGCGACGCACCTGGTGCACCAGACCATGCGTAACTTCCTCGGCGAGTCGGCGACCCAGGCGGGCTCGCTGAACGCGCCGGGCCGGCTGCGGTTCGACTTCAACACCCCGACCGGGGTGGCGCCGAGCGTGCTGCACGACGTGGAGCAGCAGGTCAACGAGGTGCTCCTGGCGGACCTGGAGGTCAACGCCTTCATCACCACCCAGGAGGAGGCGCGCCGGATCGGTGCGATGGCCCTCTTCGGTGAGAAGTACGGCGAGCGGGTCCGGGTCGTCGAGGTCGGCGACTACGCCCGGGAGCTGTGCGGCGGCACGCACGTGGCCCGTTCCGCCCAGCTCGGCCTGGTGAAGATCCTCTCCGAGGCGTCGGTCGGTTCGGGCGTCCGCCGGATCGAGGCGCTGGTCGGCATGGACGCGTTCGGCTTCCTGGCCCGCGAGCACCTGCTGGTGTCCCGGCTGGCCGAGCTGTTCCGGGTGCCCGGCGACCAGGTGGCCGACCGGGTGGAGCAGACCGTCACCCAGCTCCGCGACGCGGAGAAGGAGCTGGAGAAGCTGCGCGCCCAGCTGGTGCTGGGCGGGGCGGCGGCGCTCGCGGCGCAGGCGAAGGACGTGCACGGCGTCGCGTACGTCGGCACCGAGGCGCCCGAGGGCGCTGCCGGCAACGACGTGCGGACGCTGGCCCAGGAGATCCGGGGCCGGATCGACCCGGCGCGGCCGGCGGTGGTGGCCGTGGCGGCCCGGGCGAACGGGAAGGCCTCCCTGGTGGTGGCGGTCAACCAGGCGGCCCGGGGTCGTGGAGTGACCGCGAAGGACCTGGTCAAGGCGGCCTTCTCGGGTCGGGGTGGCGGCAGCGACGATCTCGCCCAGGGCGGTGGCCTGCCCGCCGCGGAGGCGCCGAAGCTGCTGCTCACCGTGGAGAAGGCGATCGCCGAGGCGTGA
- a CDS encoding DUF948 domain-containing protein, with product MDGGQIAALIAAGAFLMLVLVLAVPILRLRHTVDATTRMINDLNDRTTPLLGDVNTTVKNVNVALEQVQTSLDGVNLQLAKVDTMTSHAQNVTANVANLATVVSAAAANPLVKVASFGYGIRRAAAARRNAETERDVRDAIKSQRRAARRGNR from the coding sequence GTGGATGGTGGACAGATCGCTGCGCTGATCGCGGCCGGCGCGTTCCTGATGCTGGTGCTCGTGCTGGCGGTGCCGATCCTGCGGCTGCGGCACACCGTGGACGCGACGACCCGCATGATCAACGACTTGAACGACCGCACCACCCCGCTGCTCGGTGACGTCAACACCACGGTGAAGAACGTCAACGTCGCCCTGGAGCAGGTACAGACCTCGCTGGACGGGGTGAACCTGCAGCTCGCCAAGGTGGACACCATGACCAGCCACGCGCAGAACGTCACGGCCAACGTGGCGAACCTGGCCACCGTGGTCTCCGCCGCCGCCGCGAACCCGCTGGTCAAGGTCGCCTCGTTCGGCTACGGCATCCGCAGGGCCGCCGCTGCGCGGCGCAACGCCGAGACCGAGCGCGACGTGCGTGACGCCATCAAGTCTCAGCGGCGGGCTGCCCGGCGCGGCAACCGCTGA
- the ruvX gene encoding Holliday junction resolvase RuvX, translated as MSELSRGVRLGVDVGQVRVGVARSDPHGVLATPLVTLARDLSAAPDAVPADMAQLVALIAEHEVVEVVLGLPVNLAGKHGPAAAHVSAYAARLADVIAPVPVTLTDERMSTVVASRRLAERGVRGKRQRAVVDQAAAVEILQSWLDAQRRRT; from the coding sequence ATGAGTGAGTTGTCGCGTGGTGTCCGGCTCGGGGTGGACGTGGGTCAGGTCCGGGTGGGTGTCGCCCGGTCCGATCCGCACGGCGTCCTGGCCACCCCGCTGGTCACCCTGGCCCGGGACCTGAGCGCGGCGCCCGACGCGGTGCCCGCCGACATGGCGCAGCTGGTGGCCCTGATCGCCGAGCACGAGGTGGTGGAGGTCGTCCTCGGCCTTCCGGTCAACCTCGCCGGCAAACACGGTCCCGCGGCCGCACATGTGTCGGCGTACGCTGCCCGTCTGGCCGATGTAATAGCGCCGGTTCCGGTGACGCTGACGGACGAGAGGATGTCGACCGTCGTGGCGAGTCGTAGGCTGGCCGAACGGGGCGTCCGGGGAAAGCGCCAACGGGCGGTGGTCGACCAGGCCGCCGCGGTGGAGATTCTGCAGAGCTGGCTGGACGCGCAGCGGAGGCGGACCTGA